CAGTTGATGCCTGGGACCGCCAAGGAAACCGCGCGCAAGTTCAGCATCCCCTGGCCTCCCCGGCCCAGGTGCTGGACCCGGACAAAAACATCCAGCTCGGCGCCGCGTACCTGAGCCAAGTGCACAGCCAGTTCAACGGTAACCGCGTGCTTGCCTCAGCCGCCTATAACGCCGGCCCTGGTCGCGTGCGCCAATGGCTGCGCGGTGCCGATCACCTGAGTTTCGACGTGTGGGTGGAAAGCATCCCATTCGACGAAACCCGTCAGTACGTGCAGAACGTGCTGTCTTATTCGGTGATCTACGGGCAGAAGCTCAATTCGCCACAGCCGCTGGTGGATTGGCATGAGCGCTATTTTGATGATCAGTAAGGCGTGACGCAGCAATGAAAATGCCCGCATTGAAAAATGCGGGCATTTTTTATGGACGATGACTCAGTGCGAAACGCGTTCCTCCACCCCATCACTGAACTGCAACGCCGCCAACCGCGCATACAACGGATTGCTCGCAATCAGTTGCTGATGCGTGCCCACCGCCACCAGCTTGCCCTGGTCCATCACCGCAATGCGGTCTGCATTCTTCACCGTCGCCAAACGATGGGCGATCACCAGCGTGGTGCGGCCCTGCATCAATTGCGGCAGCGCTTGCTGGATCAGGTGCTCACTCTGGGCATCCAGGGCGCTGGTGGCCTCGTCCAGCAACAATATCGGCGCATCCACCAGCAACGCGCGGGCGATAGCCAAGCGTTGGCGCTGGCCGCCGGAAAGGCCCATGCCACCGTCGCCGAGGTGGGTCTGGTAGCCGCTGGGCATTTGCAGGATGAAGTCGTGGGCGTGGGCGATGCGTGCAGCGGCCTCGACCTGCTCTGTGGTGGCTGTCGGGTTGCCGTAGCGGATATTTTCTTCGACGCTGCCGAAGAACAGCGCGGGGCTCTGGGATACCAGGGCGAAGTGGCGCCGCAGGTCCATGGGGTCGAGTTCGGTCAGCGGCTGGCCTTCGAGCAGGATGCGGCCTTGTTGTGGGTCATAAAAACGTAGCAACAGGTCGAAGATCGTCGACTTGCCAGCGCCGGAAGGGCCGACCAGCGCCAGGGTTTCGCCGGGATTGATGGTCAGGTTCAAGCCATCGATGGCGTAGCTATCGGGCCGTGACGGGTAGGAAAAACGCACGTCTTGCAGTTCCATGCGACCGCTGACCCGCTCGGGTAATTGAACGGTGCCGTCAGCGGGCGCCTTGATCTCATTGCTCGACTGCAACAATTCACCGATGCGCTCGGCGGCGCCGGCGGCACGCTGCAACTCACCCAGCACTTCGCTCAAGGTGCCGACGGCGCTGCCGACGATCAGGCTGTAGAACACAAATGCCGCCAGCTCACCGCCAGAAATGCGCCCGCCAATCACGTCCATGCCGCCGACCCACAGCATCACGCCCACGGCACCCAGCACCAGCATGATTACCAGGGTAATCAGCCAGGCGCGCTGGACGATGCGTTTACGCGCGGTGGTGAACGCGTCTTCCACGGTCACGGCGAAGCGCTGCTCGTCCTGCACCTGATGGTTGTAGGCCTGCACCGTCTTGATCTGGCCGAGAGTCTCGGACACGTAGCTGCCCACATCGGCAATCCGGTCCTGGCTCTGGCGCGACAAACTGCGTACACGCCGACCGAAGATCAGGATCGGCGCCAGCACCAACGGCAACGCCACCACCACGATGCTGGTGAGCTTGGGGTTGGTGACAAACAGCAGCACGATACCGCCCAGCACCATCAAGGCATTGCGCAGGAACAATGACAGCGAGGAGCCGATTACCGATTGCAGCAAGGTGGTGTCGGTGGTCAGCCGCGACTGGATTTCCGAGCTGCGGTTGTTCTCATAGAAACCTGGGTGCAGGTAGATCAGGTGGTTGAACACTTGTCGGCGGATATCGGCCACGACACGTTCGCCGATCCACGACACCAGGTAGAACCGCGCAAACGTGCCCACGGCCAAGCCCAGCACCAACAACATGAACAAACCGATGGACTGGTTGAGCAGGTGCGGCGACTGAGTCATAAAGCCCTGGTCCACCAGCAAGCGAATACCCTGGCCCATGGACAAGGTGATGCCTGCGGTCACAATAAGCGCCAACAAGGCGCCGAGCGCCTGCCAGCGGTAGGGCGCAATAAAACGGCTGGCCAGGCGAATGGCACGGCGTTGACGGACTGAGAACATGGAGGGCATCACCGATGAGGAACCTGTACACCTACATGGGGGGAACTTCGCTAAATAACAACTTTCGTAAAGGCAATGAGTCAGGTTAATTATGCCCGCCGATGCTGATGCCTAGAGGCTATCGGTCTAATGCCTGGCTGGAAATTTGTATCGGTTTCTGGTGGACTGAGTATTCGAACCGCTGATCGTGTATGGAGTTGTAACAGCTCAGTCACGCGGGGGTATTAGAGTAGGTACACAACCTGATGAGGAGACAGGCCATGACCTTGCACACTAGCAGCACTGACAAAGTAGAAGTCGTCCGCAAAGAACGTCAGGCACACCTGGGTTGCTCGATTATCGACGCTCAAGGCCGTGAAGTGCCTATCACTGAGGACATGATCCAGCAAGCATGCCGCGAGCTGGAACAGCGACTGGTCAAGCCTGCACAGCAAGGCTGAAGCGCCCACGCTCTTTCAAACCCGGCCCTGGTGG
The Pseudomonas poae DNA segment above includes these coding regions:
- a CDS encoding ATP-binding cassette domain-containing protein translates to MFSVRQRRAIRLASRFIAPYRWQALGALLALIVTAGITLSMGQGIRLLVDQGFMTQSPHLLNQSIGLFMLLVLGLAVGTFARFYLVSWIGERVVADIRRQVFNHLIYLHPGFYENNRSSEIQSRLTTDTTLLQSVIGSSLSLFLRNALMVLGGIVLLFVTNPKLTSIVVVALPLVLAPILIFGRRVRSLSRQSQDRIADVGSYVSETLGQIKTVQAYNHQVQDEQRFAVTVEDAFTTARKRIVQRAWLITLVIMLVLGAVGVMLWVGGMDVIGGRISGGELAAFVFYSLIVGSAVGTLSEVLGELQRAAGAAERIGELLQSSNEIKAPADGTVQLPERVSGRMELQDVRFSYPSRPDSYAIDGLNLTINPGETLALVGPSGAGKSTIFDLLLRFYDPQQGRILLEGQPLTELDPMDLRRHFALVSQSPALFFGSVEENIRYGNPTATTEQVEAAARIAHAHDFILQMPSGYQTHLGDGGMGLSGGQRQRLAIARALLVDAPILLLDEATSALDAQSEHLIQQALPQLMQGRTTLVIAHRLATVKNADRIAVMDQGKLVAVGTHQQLIASNPLYARLAALQFSDGVEERVSH